The sequence below is a genomic window from Monodelphis domestica isolate mMonDom1 chromosome 2, mMonDom1.pri, whole genome shotgun sequence.
GGAGCTGGGAGCCAAGCCCcctggtggggagggggaaggtgaTGGGGGGGGTCACGGTTCTTGGATCGGggagggaagcagtctgagagcatgcaaaagagggagagaggtagaGGCTCAGGTCTTGTCACTTCTTCCAACCTCTCCCCTCAATCCAAATGAGTTTGGAGAAAAGTTTTTGGGTGGGGGAGCTTCTGGTACCCCCAGGAGTGTAGCTTGTAAAGCCTTCATTCCCTCCCGCCCCGCTCGGGTCTCCTTCCcagtcccctccctccccctcctcggCGCCGGGGGCGCGCTGCGCGAAGCCGATTACATCAGCCCGGGGACTAGCCCAGCCGCGTGTTCCCCCGGAGCCGCCTGGGCCGGAGCTCGGGGTCCCTGGTCTAGAAGAGACCTCTTCTCTCCTGCTCAGCAAACACACGGACACACACCCCTCACCcgattcccccccctccccatcccccgaAGGTGACCCTTTGAGCTAGCCACAGCCAGGCACCACGGGCTGCAGcacctcttcccctccccaccccccccccccatcaaccCCCTCGGCTTCTTTCTTTTTAGTGCGAAAGAAATTCGAGTACACCCTCTTTGCCAACTTCTTAGCcgagccccccctcccccagcccctttccccctttttgagCTCGGAGAGAAGTCTCCGGCTGCTTTCTGATCTcatcaccccccaccccccaccccgtcTTGTATTGTTTTTAATCGAGGAGGGAGCCGAGCCCCCCAATCTCCCCTCTATAGCGCAATGAGaccccctccctcttctctccccctccccccttctttccttcccgcCCGCGGGGCCTGGGAAAGGGACGGTCACTGCCAGTGGACCCGGCCTGGGAGAGCCCGCCCAGGGCGGCGCTTGGTCTCGACTCCGCCCTTGTAGTGACCTGGTGACAGCCCGCCTTCTGTCCCCTCCCCCCACGGCCCTGCGTGTAGCCCGGCGGGGGCTTTCTGATCTGGGGGGGGGCGGGGTACTAGGGGCCCAGGAGGGAGGCTTATACTAAGGTTTGGCTCTCCCCGCTGTCCTCCGTCCTCCTCTCACCTCCCACTTTGTTGAAAATGCAAAATACAGTGACATTTGGTTTCCAGGGATAGCTGGGCAGGAGAGAGGGGTTCGTTTGCCTCTTCGGAGCACATGCCCTTGCTAAGAGGGAGCCTCTTCGGGGCCGGTGCTGGGATGGCAATAACCGGGGCTCTGGCTTGCTTCTGAcaattctcccttcctcctccctccttatAGACTCCATATGGTGATTGGGGGAAAGAAACTGGAGGGAATGAAGACCAAGCTGgaacccctcccctcccccaggcactccctccttccccagccTGGCCAGAGAGAGGGGTGTCATTTTCTGGGTTTGAATGTTAGGCCCAGGCTCCCCGGAGGTCACTGCCTTGAAGTTTGGGCAGGTGCTCTTGCTCTTCTTAGGGATAGTTACTTGGACACCTTGCTTGGGGACTCAGAATACCAAGTACTGACAGATCTCAGTGGTtgtccagccccccccccccttctctacTTTCTTCTCAGAAACTAACAACAAAGACaccttctccaccccccccccccccccccctccaagaaGTGGAGTGGAAttcacttctattcctatgagcGCTTAAGATCTGGCCCGAAGTCGCCCTCCCCCAAACCCAGCCCCTAGCTGTAGGCCTCTGGACTAGGGCTAGGGAAGGGTTGTCTGGCTCCAGTTATGACCTTCATAGGCCCCCAGAGAAGGGCACCGGCGGCCCAGCCCCTCCCCCACGGGGCACCGCCCCCTCTCTGGCTGTGGTGATGGTGGGGGAGTCTCCCCCTGCCCCCTGGCCTTGGGGACTTGGGAGGTGGGGACAGGGTTGCTTCTGCTCTTAGCAGGGCCTGGAAAGGACTGAAATATCAGGGAGCCATGGGAGCAAGTTGGACAAAGTGAAGCAGGAGGGTATCATGGGAGCTATCTTATGGGGGGGCAGGGGCAGTTATGGGGTGGATAGGACTGCCTAGTGCCAGgggaatcataggatttagaatcagaaaggatcTTGGACATAATCTAGTTCAAACCCCTGTTTCAGCTGAGAAGACCAAGTCATAGAGAGGGGAGGGGTACCTTAGCAAAGTTAGGGGTGTGTATGTGGGGCTTTGTGAGCCTTCCTAGATGACCTGTTTATGGAGTGGGAGAATTGAGGGGTGTGAATGTTTGTTTGGGGCTAGGTATACTGAAGGAAGAACCTAGTGAACAGAGAGAGAAGTGGGGGGCAGAACTCTCTGGACTGGAGGAGACCCCACCTGCTGCTCAGTTGGCCCCAAAGGGTCTCTAGATCCCTGGAGGGGGTAGATAATAAGGAGGGACCTGGCACCCCTTCCCAGATCTCCTGATACAGTAGTTGGGCCTGGAAGGGGGCATCCATTTTGTCAATGTCCTGGCTCTTGTCTGTTGACCTTCACAGTCAGTGGGGAGGGGCTGACTGCcaggagagagagtgtgtgtgtgtgtgtgtgtgtgtgtgggtgtgggtgtgagACTCAGTGTCCAGAGTGTTCTAGGAGACAAGGGGCCTTCTTGGGGCTCATTAGTGTCAGGGTTCCATAGGATTTAGGGGAGATAGAGAGGGGAGTAACATGTATACATAAATGGTAGAGCCTGGGCACCCCCAATTCCACGGGAGAGAAGAGACCAGGAACAAGGGAAAGGGTTGGGAGAGAACTTGGAAATAAAGATTGATTTGGACTGAGAGGGTAGAAGGGGAAATATCAGTTTGGGCTCTGTAGCAGTTTTACTAAGCCTTCCCCTTagtttagtttttccttttttctcccaacTAAGCAGCCCCTCCCCAGAAGTTCCCCTGAGGGCCAGATTGAGTATTCCTGGGGGGACAGAAGACATGGGCCTTGGCTTGGTTGGGGAGGATGTCTCAGcattcttctatttcctctccaCCCCCCACTTTCCCCCACCTGACACCACCTTACCCCTGGCATTTGTCATGTCAACTAGATAAGGTCACCAGTGCTGTTTTTCTTGCtggattccttccttcctgcccagTCTCTATCATggcttttcccccttttaattctagtcaGTGCCTTTGGACTAGGGTATATATGTTGAGGTGGGGTAGTTTGGGGTGTAATTAGATgaaatgattatatttttttgaggaaaaaaaaaggagtgaaaTAGAACTGAGGAGGGGTTTGGAGAAGGGCCTGGAGACTGGACAAAATCTCTTCCCTCCATGTCTACTCAGTTAGTTACTTTCTCCTAGTTCTATCATTAGGGGGTCCCATAGTTCTCTCCTCTAATGATAGGCTGTGGCTAGAGCAGAGGTCCATGTTAATACCCCTTTCCCTGGTGCAGGACCCCAAATGTATTTGTGGGGTAGGGGTTATGATCAGTTCAGCTAAGACACTGGAGTTTTATGGGGACTCCAGAGAAGAGCTTAAAGGGAAGCAGGGTGAGAGTCTGGCTTAGCCTTTTACAAACCCCTCTACCTTACCCCATAGCCTAACTCACTCTCTGCTTTTGTTTACAGTGGTCACAGGCAGCACCCACCccagaagaaggagaaaggaaatctCCTGAAGGTGAGTCTGTTCATGACACATGTGCCCTAACTTTCTCCACATCTGGGATGGACACTAGGTGGGGAAGGGGCAGAGTAGGGAGCCCTGACCTTTTAGCCCCTGAATCTTACTCTCTGGTCCAGGTAAGAGAGTAGGGTTGGTGGGATCAGAGAGAGGGGGCACCATGACATTTCTTTTTTGCTGCTAATTTCCTATGGAACCCAATCTGTTTCTTGGCTGGGCAAAACCTTTTCAGACACAAGTAAGGAAATGGCTCTTTTATCACTTTCATCCTCTAGAAATGTAAATTTTTACAGAGGACAGTGACTCCCAGGCTGAGTCATTTATTCAATCCCATATTTTGCCCTGCAGGGAGAGGGTTGggtgttctttttaatttttttcttctcttacctcCCCCAGCCTCCACCCCACCACCCTTAGAACCAAGGAATAGGGATGCTATTTGGGGTAAACTTCCTTTTAGAACCGGCAGAGGGCTGTAGCTATGAAACTGACTCACcaccctctttcccctcctaaaCCCTTCCTGTCTTTTGTTTGATAGGGCCCCCATTCCCTGGGTACTCCCTGATTCTTCCTACAACCCTTAAACCCATACTCTGCTCACTTTTGGTATTTTAATGGCAGACGTCCTCTTCATTTTCATCATTCTGCATCTCTGTGGCAGGGTATGGTTAGGTTTGTGCTTTTCTAAAGGGCCAAGCCAAGCTGCTTTCCCATTCTCTTTGGGAATGGAATCCCCGATTAGCTCCACTTTCTCTCATTATGCTGGCCCTTGCCTTCTCTATCAGCTGGAGAATAGTTCCCTCACCTCTATCCCACCCACAAACATACTGGATTCCCTTAGAGGgaatctttcctcttctttccaccCTTCaagtccccctcccccccaaataaCCTTTCCCAGTGGTCTTCGTGGcttggaagaagaaagacaaatggtCTTTGTTTGCTGGAGAAAAGGTTGTCTGCGATAAATAAGGAAAACCCAGGATGTTTGAGGCTGGTGAGCATGTGTGCTTGTGCGAGTGTggatatatttgtgtttgtgtgtgtgcttgAGTGTGAAGGAGGTTTTTATTTGGATTCAGTGGCAGGAGGGGGTTGGTTTGGGTGCTAAAAGGAGTTTTTTGACCAGTTCTAGGATGACAGACTAATTCTTCTTTCCTCTGTACCTTGAAGAACTTAGATTTCACAGACTTGTAAGGGGCTCCCCAGCTTAGAGGCCATCCTTTTTTGCACTACTCCTTCACTTGATGAATGGCATCAAAAGGTGGGGGTCGCTCACACCAGCCAGAGATCTAGCTACCTCTTTCtcttacccccacccccacaaccCAATTCAATCAAGGGTCAGAAACTCCCAGGATCAATTATCTTTTCTCAGTGCTTGATTTGAAAACATTATGTCTTTTAAGAGCATTTGTTTTCCTATTCATCCATCAGGGATACAGAGAACACTCCTGACGACTAGCCTAGGGTCCTATAGTTTGTTAGGAGTTGGTCTTCCTGAATTCCAGCTAACTGTTCTCATCCCCCCTGCCCCAACCCTTTTCAGTCCTCTAGACATATGAATTTGGCAGGATGAAGTAGAGGAAGGGCCTGCCATCTCCTCCTGGCCTCCAgccacttaaaaataaataaatatatatatattatgagaGGCAAACTTATCATAGCATATGGAGAACAGAGGGGCCTGGAGTCACTATGTACAGACTGTGTGACCTtactcaagtcacttaaacttggtGTCTCAAGCCGCTCTTCAAACTAAACACAAAGAACAGGTCCTAATCTGTATTGTTAAAGGAATCACTCTGGAAGAGATCACGGAGTTCATGTGGCCCATCCCCTTTGTTGTACAGAGGAGAAAACCTGGGGCCCCGAGAGGGTCACATACATCAAGTCAGTTGGAAAGCTGAAACTAGATTCCAGGCATCCTGATTCCCAGTTGAAGGTTTGGTATAGGATACCACGATTGGCAGGGCAGGCAGGGGTCCTggttggatcatagatttagagggagAAGGGTCCTTGGGGACATCTAACCCCTTGTTTCACCTATTAtgcccagaaaagttaaatgaattctTAGCTCAGTACTTGGcccagagtagatgcttaataaatatttattgattgaactGCCTAAGGTCACTCAGGAAGGTAAGGTTCACaacagagatttgaacccagtgcctTCTGGCTCTGGACCCAGCCCTTTTGTCACTGGATCTTTGAATTGTCCCTCCCTGGGTTCTGTTTATCCTTTTTCCCTGGGTGAGCTTTGCTACCTCAGAGAGTGCCTTGTCTCCTTGACCCTGAGCTACCCTTTCCTGGTTTACCGCACCCCAGGTTCTCTGCCCGTTACCTAGCCCAGGGAACCTTTGTTGCCTCTTGTCACCTGTTTAGTTCTTCTAGAATGCTTAGCAGAGTGAGCAACAccatgccctttttttttttccatgatgcAAGCAGTTTGCTCTTATCAGGTAGGGTTATTGGTCTCACCTGGCACACTTAGCCATGCCCTGGCTGCCGATGACTGTCAGGGCTGCTTAGCCAAAGCCTCCCTGGATCCTGTCTTTCTTTTTAGCTTCTCTAAGATCTGCCCAGGAACGTGGGTCTCCCGAGCACCTGCTTGGGGTGTTGAAGGCTCCCCAGAGACATCCTTGCCCTCTGGCATGGCTTCTCCCTTTGCATTGAGAAGAGTTTTGGGAAACCCTAGAGGTCCACAGCAGGGATGAGTGGAAAGCCTAGGAATGTGAAGACTGGTTTCTCTATTTCAGGCGTATCACGTGAAACAGCCCTCTCCCTGTTTCATCTTGGCACCCTTCCCCACCTGTCCCCCTCCCCAGCCTGCACACATCCCTTTTCCTCTGCTGGGGAAGGGCAGCAGCTGTCTAGGCTTAGAGTATGGGGCAGAGTGAACTGGAGTTTTATGAGGATTGACTTTTAACAGAGAGGGAATCTTTGCCCCTCAGGAGGAAGGAACAGTACTAAAGTATGTGGGATTCCTATGGCTTTTCCTTTGGGATGACCATTGTTCCTGCATCTCCATCTCACGCCCAGCTTTCTCCAACCTATCAGGTGTGGCAGAAGGCACTCCAGGATTGAGTACCTTGCTGAGGTTGGTCAGAAGAATGAGGGGGTAGAGTCCAGGACAGAGTTCTGAAAGGAGTTAGGGTTGGGGGATAGGGGAGAGAGATTAAGAAATGGACAAATTCCTTTGAGATCCTTGAgcccttttttacagatgagaaaaattgagGTTCTGAAAGGTAACCTGACTTGGGATCATGGaacttagaactagaagggaacttaAGAGAACCCTCAGGAATTCTGAACTTTCTAATTTTGTAGACCCCCtaggcaatctggtgaagcctatagacATTTCTTACTATGTTTttacatgcataaaataaaattataaaggaaatcaattatattaaactacatttatcaaaatatatcaaacaaaaaaaaaactccactAAGTTTATGGTCTCTTAATGACACCctggctggagtcaggaggaactaagttcaaatctgacctcagatacttgttagccatgggcaagtctctcaatttctttttgcttcagtttcttcttttgtaaaaatggaaataatagcatctaccttgcaggattgttgtgagggttGAAAAGTGTCTGAAACATATTGGCTGctatataaatattcttattaGGACTCCTGCTCAGCCTAAGTGCTTTATTTTACCATTGGAGACACTGAAAAGTAGAGGAATGTCTTGCTCATGGTCTCACAGCTAGGTTTTAGAAGAcacagaatttgaaaccagatcttttgacttcgaatccaggactctttccatGAATATCCTATTATTTGCATCAGGTTAGTTGTGTCCCTCTGCCTCCAAATCACCCTGATGAGCCCAGTTTCCTTGATGAAGGGTTCTGGATCACTGGAGCAAAGGAATTCCGGTTGGTCTAAAGACACATTTCAATATTTCAATGGTATCTTTTAGGTTACTTATTCATCACACTCATAAGTGGCCTCTTCTCTTTTAGTGGTGAAGTTTATGGATGTCTATCAACGGAGCTACTGCCGGGCAATCGAGACCCTGGTAGACATCTTCCAAGAGTACCCGGACGAAGTGGAATTCATTTTCAAGCCATCTTGTGTGCCTCTGATGAGGTGTGCTGGCTGCTGCAATGATGAGGGGCTAGAATGTGTCCCTTCTGAGGTGCACAACGTCACCATGCAGGTGAGAAAAGTTCCATGGGTGCTTACCCATGGGAGAGAAGCTTCTCCCTGGGTAAAAGAGttcagacatttatttttaatttattctattattttaaaatttttattagcaTTCATACATTTTTAAGGGAGATTTTTTGGCAGCAGGAGGGTTTGAGATCTAAGATTCAGGAGAGTAGAATAGACAATTCTCTTTGTGTCTTTGTTTTCCTGAGGTGCGCCTGGTTGAATGGGGACTCCTGCTTGGAGGCAGGGGGATGGACAAGATGACCCATCGGGAACTAAGGGGTTTAAAATTGAATGTTCCTCTTTAGAGGAACAGGTGCCTGCCTTCGGGGGCATCCCTGTACCTGGTTTCCTGTTATAGTTGAAGTCCTGGCCCTGACCCTTGACCCTATTTTTACCTCTTCCCTGGTCCTGGCCCCTTGCCCCTTGTTTTCTGGGGGCACTCAGGGGCAGAAGGCACTGTGTCAGTctcttttctccccacccccttcttccCAGAGGCATTTCCCTACTGTCCTTGGAACTCTGCTCAGGAGTTGTAGAACAACTCTGACTGGCCAGGGCTAGGAGGCTCACCAGGGATGTGGGTTTGGGGAGTTTATACAGTTAGTTCTGTCATGAAATTGCTTCCCTAGAaaatcctctcttcttcccagaaCTCTTTGCTTTCTGTACTGTCATGGTACAAAGCCCCAGACCTAGTCCTTGGCCTTGCCCCTGTCCCTTCCcacctcttcttccccttcctgctTTAACTCCTCCTTTCTGCCCCAAGAGTCCTGCCTACTAACTCCTGCCCTTGGTGCTGCTTCCCATTTCTAAACCTAGGGGAACTGGCAGCATTGCCCTCTGAGGCACAGACTTCAGAAGACCAGGCATTTCATCCCATGGTTCTCAGGTCCTTGAAAATaactcttttccccctcttccctaACCTCCCACCCCCATTTCTTCAGTGACAGCTGAGAACTTAGGAGTATATATCTGGTGAGAGGTTTGTTCTTCCTTAGGCCAATGTTTTTGGGAGAAATGAAATTATTCCCTCAAAAGGGGCAtggaagaatcatattatttgaattttgtgGGTACCAGGGGCCTCCTTGTGGGCATGAGGTGGGGGATGAACTGGAGGGGTGGTAAGGGAGGGACTGGAAATGGTGCCAACCCAGGACCCTAATTCCCAGCTCGGCCAACCCGAAGCAGCCACATCAGCATCTTGAGGTTATTGGGGTTGGAAGGTGGGAGAGGTGGGGCTCTGTGGCTTTATCCTATTGATAGCCACTGGCCCCCCCTCCCTCTTACCTCCTTCACTCCCTGGGGACTCGATCCCTGGAAACCCTGGGGTGTTGAGTGGCGAGAAACAGGGGGGTGTCGGGCGAGTGGCTGGCTGGGTCACTAATTACTGTGTTCTCCTTCCTACCCTCCCAGATCATGAGAATTAAACCCCACCAGAGCCAGCACATCGGGGAGATGAGCTTCTTAGAGCACAGTAAATGTGAATGCAGGTAAGGGGGGATTGATGGCTGAAGGGAAGGGTGAATAATtcttggggaagagaagggaaggcctTGGAGgaggtcagagagagagaaggggtgcCTGAGGGAAATGCTTTCTGGGGGTAGATGTGAAAAGGCAGAAGAAGGGGATAGAAGGCAAAGGGGGagatggggagatgattcttagAGGAGGCCTTTTCCAGTAAGGACCTCCCAGCAGGGTTGGAAGGTGCAGCCAGTTACAGATTGAGGAAATGAATGGAGGAGCTTATGTATATGCATATTGGCTTCCTCtagtagaatgcaagttccttgaggtccaggcctggttttctttgtctttccagAGCCTAAGCTGATTGAGAAATCAAATTAGCAAGCAGGAGCTTGGAAGGGGAGGCTGGGTTGAGTAAggatgggaagaggaaaaggaatgcTCCTCTAATATTGAGGGTAGAGGGAGAATGCTCAAGCTGGGAGGAAGCCAGTTCTCttaccttcccctctcttcctttctttttcttatttttagacCAAAGAAAGATGTCAAAGGAAAACAAGAGAAGTAAGTGGACATAACTTTTGatgatttcccccctttctcgGCCGGTTGTCTTGCAGGGTTTTTTGACTCTTTGCCCCTTCACTTGATCTGTTATTCAGGGTTATTCAGATCTCACTAAATCTAGGCATAGGTGGAGATTGATTGGTGGGGCAGAGGAATGTTTGGAGGTAGAATGGAAGGTGCCCTCTTTCTTGTATGGTCTAGATGGTTCTTTTCTGCCTCGACAAGTAGAGAACCCACTGGTTCTGACATTTGGCTGGAGGGTTACTGGGAAATCCTGGCCTCAAGCATTTGCTGCTGGGAAGTACCATTAGCCCCTGGACCTGGGCTTCATCTTCTATATGGCCTGGATTGATGTTATTTAGTGCCCTGGTACCCTGTTTGCTCACTAGTCTGACCCTTAGGTGGGTTGTCAATCTCCAGAACAGCTGAAACTGTGCCACAAGGTGGGAGTACAGGTAGGGGTTGGAGCTGTTAGGGAAACAGGTGGGATGTGTGGTATATTTCTGTTTGTTATCTTGTGGATCAGATTTGGAGGGGAACCAGGTGCCCCTGGGCTTTCTACCTTGTCATTGCCTTTGAATGGCTTTGGGTCAAAGAAAGAATGTGGTGCTCTTCTGGATTAGATGGTACATTTGCTAGCTTGGTATAGTAGATGCAGGATTTGATCTGGTTGGCTTCCTCAGTTTTCAGGGGCTCTCTTATCTGGGAATAGGGTGTTGTTAAGGGCTGACTTTAAAGACTTAGGAGTGTTAGAGAGAAACTGATGAATGTAAGGGTATGGTTAGTAGGCTGTTATTTGGAAGCTCCATCCCTGAAGTCTGGGTCAGGCTGCTGAGAGCCCGAAGAAAGACATGGAGACTGAGTGACaacatattttcttcccttttctctgtgCCTACCCTTCCCCATTGCCCAAGGGGCATTTGATCTTATAGATGTACAGGACCcaacctccttctctctcctctctaaggCTATCATGTTTTCTTAGTGCTGGAGCTGTTAAAGTGGTGATGGGAGAGGACTAGCTAGTATGCTTAGAAGTGTTCTGTGGAGAGACTGTGTGGGAGAATGAGCCTGGTTTCCTAGGACCCTCCCCACCTCTCCTGCTCATTATTACTCTCTGTGTATTCTCCCCAGGAGAATAATAGAGCTCCCTActtcccctctcctccatttcccccctcctttttggCAAAACTCCCTGGGGTGTATCCACCTCCTCCAATTATGGGACAGTGAAGAATGATGGTTTCCTTTTCCTTGGGGTGAATCAGGCCAGAGCCCaccccttctccccctttctcaTTCCCTTTGAGTCCCAGCCCTCTATTCCCCCCCACCTCAGCCTGTTCCCAGGATATCAGTCTTGCCTGCAGCTAGAGAGGGATAGCTTGGAAGAAAATTTTGTGAGAAGGCAGACAGGCTTTGACAGCGCCTGGGGAGGACATCCTGCCAAGTTACACCCCAGCCTCTCCCCTCCCAtaccccctcctcttcctcctccccttcataCCCACAAACCCTCTTCCCCCCAGGCTCTGGGATGGCCTCTTCCTGGGAGTGGACAGTTGCCACTTCCCAGGATGGCCATCCACTCCATGGAATGGAGTTCCACATGGTGGCTGTGCCCAGCTCAGTCCTCAAATGTACATACCACACTCAACATTCACTTGAGAGTCAGTGCTCTGGGTTCTTTGACCCATCCCCCCTTAAAGCAATTCCTAATGTTGCTTAGTGGAAAGTCAGGAGTGTGAGTCAGGGTTGTTGGCCCAGCCTCTTCACAGTTCATATACTGTTCTACATGGAAATGGGATTGGAGGGAACACTCTGACCCTTGTGAGGGAAAGGGAGTCCAAGtgttatcatccccattataaagatgaggaaactgagtcttggaCTGCTAACTACCCTAAGTAGCAGATGAGACACGAATCCTATGATTCTCAGTATGTTTTCTACTAGACTTTGTTACTTTAGGCCTCACCTGGCTGGTAATGGTGGTGGTAATA
It includes:
- the VEGFA gene encoding vascular endothelial growth factor A isoform X1, giving the protein MNFMLTWVHWCLALLLYLHHAKWSQAAPTPEEGERKSPEVVKFMDVYQRSYCRAIETLVDIFQEYPDEVEFIFKPSCVPLMRCAGCCNDEGLECVPSEVHNVTMQIMRIKPHQSQHIGEMSFLEHSKCECRPKKDVKGKQEKKSNRGRGKGQKRKRKKSRYKSWIVPCGPCSERRKHLFVQDPQTCKCSCKNTDSRCKARQLELNERTCRCDKPRR
- the VEGFA gene encoding vascular endothelial growth factor A isoform X2 → MNFMLTWVHWCLALLLYLHHAKWSQAAPTPEEGERKSPEVVKFMDVYQRSYCRAIETLVDIFQEYPDEVEFIFKPSCVPLMRCAGCCNDEGLECVPSEVHNVTMQIMRIKPHQSQHIGEMSFLEHSKCECRPKKDVKGKQENPCGPCSERRKHLFVQDPQTCKCSCKNTDSRCKARQLELNERTCRCDKPRR